From a single Trachemys scripta elegans isolate TJP31775 chromosome 17, CAS_Tse_1.0, whole genome shotgun sequence genomic region:
- the USP20 gene encoding LOW QUALITY PROTEIN: ubiquitin carboxyl-terminal hydrolase 20 (The sequence of the model RefSeq protein was modified relative to this genomic sequence to represent the inferred CDS: substituted 1 base at 1 genomic stop codon) — protein sequence MGDTRDVCPHLDSIGEVTKDDLLLKSKGTCQSCRAGGPNLWACLQVACPYVGCGESFADHSTLHAQAKKHNLTVNLTTFRVWCYACEKEVFLDQRLAAHAPSPSSKFSEQESPLPAHPLKAVPIAVADEGESESEEDDLKPRGLTGMKNLGNSCYMNAALQALSNCPPLTQFFLECGGLVRTDKKPALCKSYQKLVSEVWHKKRPSYVVPSSLSHGIKLVNPMFRGYAQQDTQEFLRCLMDQLHEELKEPVVAEARDSDSSDTDDKREGDRSPSEDEFLSCDSSSDRGDMDGQGRTGGMSSSLAEAELLIQDEAGRGISEKERLKDRKFSYSHRRSNSEQVDEDADVDTTMSPIDGRASPETLPPPCPASPCRTPEPDNDAYVRCSSRPCSPIHQEMHSKLSSSPPRSSPVRLGPSYVLKKAQVLASGKKKKELRYRSVISDIFDGSILSLVQCLTCDRVSTTVETFQDLSLPIPGKEDLAKLHSAIYQNVPAKTGACGDNXTSQGWIAFIMEYIRRFVVSCIPSWFWGPVVTLEDCLAAFFAADELKGDNMYSCERCKKLRNGVKYCKVLRLPEILCIHLKRFRHEVMYSFKINSHVSFPLEGLDLRPFLAKECVSQITTYDLLSVICHHGTAGSGHYIAYCQNVINGQWYEFDDQYVTEVHETVVQNAEAYVLFYRKSSEEAVRERQKVVSLATMKEPTLLQFYISREWLNKFNTFAEPGPITNHTFLCAHGGIPPNKYHYIDDLVVILPQTVWEYLYNRFGGGPAVNHLYVCSVCQVEIEALAKRRRIEIDTFIKLNKAFQAEESPSVIYCISMQWFREWEAFVKGKDNEPPGPIDNSRIALAKGGGHVQVKQGADYGQISEETWIYLNTLYGGGPEIPVRQNIAQVQELESLHGEQKIEAETRAV from the exons ATGGGAGATACAAGAGACGTTTGTCCTCACCTGGATTCCATAGGTGAGGTCACCAAGGATGACCTGCTGCTCAAATCCAAG GGAACTTGCCAGTCgtgcagagccgggggaccaAACCTCTGGGCTTGCCTGCAG GTTGCTTGTCCTTATGTTGGGTGTGGGGAATCCTTTGCGGATCATAGCACCCTTCACGCACAG GCCAAAAAACACAACCTGACAGTGAACCTGACGACATTCCGGGTGTGGTGTTATGCCTGTGAAAAGGAGGTATTCTTGGACCAGAGACTGGCAGCACATGCTCCATCCCCGTCATCAAAGTTCAGTGAACAG GAGTCTCCATTGCCTGCTCACCCGTTGAAGGCAGTTCCAATTGCTGTGGCTGATGAAGGGGAATCGGAATCAGAGGAGGATGATCTGAAACCAAGAG GCCTTACTGGAATGAAAAACCTTGGGAACTCCTGCTACATGAATGCAGCGCTTCAGGCCCTCTCTAACTG CCCGCCTCTCACACAGTTTTTTCTGGAGTGTGGCGGGCTGGTACGTACTGACAAGAAGCCAGCATTGTGCAAAAGTTACCAGAAACTGGTCTCTGAGGTTTGGCACAAGAAGCG CCCAAGCTATGTGGTTCCAAGCAGCTTGTCTCATGGAATTAAACTGGTCAACCCCATGTTCCGGGGCTATGCACAGCAG GACACCCAAGAGTTTCTGCGATGCCTGATGGACCAGCTTCACGAAGAGCTAAAGGAACCAGTTGTTGCTGAGGCAAGAGACTCTGACTCCAGTGACACGGATGACAAACGGGAAGGTGACCGTAGCCCCTCGGAGGATGAGTTCCTCTCTTGTGATTCGAGCAGTGACAGGGGTGATATGGATGGACAAGGCAGGACAGGGGGCATGAGCAGCTCCCTAGCAGAGGCAGAGTTGCTGATCCAGGATGAGGCCGGGAGAGGGATCTCTGAGAAAGAGAGGCTGAAAGACAGGAAATTCTCCTACAGCCACCGGCGGAGCAACTCGGAACAAGTTGATGAGGATGCAGACGTTGATACCACCATGAGTCCAATTGACGGCAGAGCTTCTCCTGAAACCCtacctcccccctgccctgccagcccATGTAGGACACCAG agCCAGACAACGACGCCTACGTGCGCTGCTCCTCGCGCCCCTGCAGCCCGATTCACCAGGAGATGCACTCCAAACTGTCTAGCAGCCCCCCTCGCTCCAGTCCGGTGCGCCTGGGACCCTCCTATGTGCTGAAAAAAG CCCAGGTGCTGGCTTccgggaagaagaagaaagagctTCGTTATCGCAGCGTTATTTCTGACATCTTTGATGGCTCCATTCTCAGCCTGGTGCAATGCCTCACCTGCGACAGA GTATCCACAACAGTGGAGACGTTCCAGGATCTGTCGCTGCCGATCCCTGGGAAGGAGGACTTGGCCAAGCTGCACTCCGCCATTTACCAAAATGTGCCTGCTAAGACGGGGGCCTGCGGGGACAACTAAACCTCGCAAGGCTGGATTGCCTTCATCATGGAGTACATCAGGAG GTTTGTGGTGTCCTGTATCCCCAGTTGGTTTTGGGGTCCTGTGGTCACACTGGAGGACTGTCTTGCTGCCTTTTTTGCTGCCGATGAGTTGAAAG gGGACAACATGTACAGCTGTGAACGGTGTAAAAA actgcGGAATGGCGTGAAATACTGCAAAGTTCTCCGGTTACCTGAG ATCCTGTGCATCCACTTGAAACGGTTCCGGCACGAGGTCATGTATTCCTTCAAAATCAACAGCCATGTCTCCTTCCCACTGGAAGGACTGGACCTTCGTCCCTTCCTGGCCAAGGAATGTGTCTCCCAGATCACCACCTACGATCTCttgtctgtcatctgccatcacggCACAGCAGGCA GTGGGCACTACATCGCGTACTGTCAGAACGTGATCAATGGCCAGTGGTACGAGTTTGACGATCAGTATGTCACTGAGGTCCATGAGACAGTGGTTCAGAACGCAGAGGCCTATGTCCTGTTCTACAG GAAGAGCAGCGAGGAGGCTGTGCGGGAGCGGCAGAAGGTCGTGTCCCTTGCCACCATGAAGGAACCCACCTTGCTCCAGTTCTACATCTCTCGAGAGTGGCTCAACAAATTCAACACCTTTGCGGAGCCTGGTCCCATTACCAACCACACGTTCCTGTGCGCACACGGAG GGATCCCGCCCAATAAATACCATTACATTGATGACCTGGTGGTGATTCTGCCCCAGACTGTGTGGGAGTATCTGTATAACAG GTTTGGGGGAGGCCCTGCTGTGAACCATCTGTATGTGTGCTCGGTCTGCCAGGTGGAGATCGAAGCCCTGGCCAAACGCAGGAGGATTGAAATTGACACCTTCATTAAG CTGAACAAGGCATTCCAGGCAGAGGAGTCTCCCAGTGTCATCTACTGTATCAGCATGCAATGGTTCCGTGAGTGGGAGGCTTTCGTCAAGGGGAAGGACAATG AGCCTCCCGGACCAATTGACAACAGCAGGATTGCACTCGCAAAAGGAGGTGGACATGTGCAAGTGAAGCAGG